From Rhopalosiphum padi isolate XX-2018 chromosome 2, ASM2088224v1, whole genome shotgun sequence:
TGAAATATCTAATGATACACAATAGATTGTATTAATTAAGACAATtaagtaaattgttttaaaaatgtaaacaacttCTACTAACTATATTACATAAGGATTATTTTTTTGACAGTATTATAgtgaacttataatttattttactagatatattgatgataataaaaaaaaatttgtggaAACATTATCCCAGGCAGTCGCAATTAAATCCATATCAGCTGATCCTGAATTGAGAAATGAAGTCAATAAAATGATGCAATGGGCTCtagtaaaattaaaagcatTTGGTGCTGAAGTTGAACTATGTGATATTGGCCAACaggtattattaaaacttaacacattaaaaaaaaaaatagtccctAACatgagtattaaaatatttataaacgcatatgtattactaaaaaatgttgtattacaaaagtaatttaaaatttaaatcaatgttattttatattttttattaaactgcagatataatacctacatctattaaatgtaaacacacttagttttattttgtatcactACTATGTTCAAATTAGGTTtactagtttattaatattaatatgttacatttggatgatttgaatattttatatagcatttttattttgtcttagACATTTAAAGATAAGAAAGTTCAACTTCCGCCAGTCTTAATAGGATCATTAGGTAATGACAAATCTAAAGCCACAATATGTCTCTATGGACATTTAGATGTGCAACCAGCTGACATTTCTGATGGATGGGATAGTGAACCTTTTGTTTTAACTGAAAGAAATGGAAAATTGTATGGAAGAGGTTCTTCAGATGACAAAGGTCCAGTCCTTGGATGGCTTAATGCTATTGAAGCTTATCAAAGTACTGGAACTGAAATTCCAGTTAATCTAAAGGTtggaatatatgtattataataataacattaatatatattaatgtatctaattaatgaatagaaaaattatttatttggttttagTTTGTTTTTGAAGGAATGGAAGAATCCGGTAGTGTTGGATTAGATGAACTTCTGATAAAAAAGAAAGattcgtttttaaaaaatgttgattatgtCTGTATATCAGATAGTTATTGGTTGGGCACAGAGAAACCTTGTTTAACATATGGACTTCGAGGCATGTGCTCTTTCTTTGTTGAAGTCGAAGGTTCCAGTAAGGATTTACATAGTGGAATGTATGGTGGAACtgtgtaagtaataataaatactagatttatttttttttttatatagttcatttatacataacttaaaaattataataatattatacactgaaaaatatgaaatattttaaaatcctcaaatacaaatgaaaatttatatactatgaacctagtttatatactttttaggaTAAACGTTTTTaactatatgataataaattaagttaaaaattattttttaataagaaaaatagacTTATATCCTTGAACACTAAGTATGATCAATAGTATTGCTTTTGATTTTGTAGACTGTAGTTAtatttcagtttaaaattaaataataaacaataattcaatttttttttaggtatgaaGCAATGTCAGATTTACTATACATTCTCAATCAGTTGGTTGATGtaaaaggtaatattttaatacccgGGATTAATGAAGGAGTAGAACCGTTatctgaaaaagaaaaaaaattgtatgaaaaaatgGAATTTGATGTAGATGCATACATCAATGAAATTGGTGCATCTAAGTCACAGAAAGAAACTAAAGTTggtattttgatatgataatgcAGTATAAGCATGAAATCATTTTAAGAATATCTTCGATTTCAGGAAGAATTATTAATGAGTAATTGGAGATATCCAAGTTTATCAGTTCATGGAATTGAAGGAGCCTTCTCAGGCCCTGGATTTAAAACTGTGATACCTCGTAAGGTAATAGGAAAATTTTCCATTCGATTAGTGCCAAATCAAATACCATCAAGAATTTCAGAAATAGTTAAAGACTATGTTCAAAGTGTTTGGGAAAAGCGACAAAGCCCTAACAAAttcaaagtattatatttatagtattatttaattaattttaataatgttaatttatttatatataaaaatttatcaatattgagAAATAATATATGAGAATAATTTCCACTGTGCAATCTATCTAGTAATTACACTTAGAAAAAATTGCATTAcctaactaaaaaaatgttaatcagTCAAAAATTTTTGACTTATTTTTACTGTCTGATAAAATGTCCAAGTTGAATAAAACGTCTAAAaccacatattatgtaattaaaaaaattaaattaattttcttattcaGTATTATATTAGGTTATTATTTCTTGTATAGTTATacctatgattataaatattatcgtaccatatacaaatttaaaaaacacaatCAATACAAAAGTATAAATCGAATTAAAATTTTCTGAGAACATTTTTTCCGAATACTAAAAATGAGTTTatgaataatcatttaaaaacatacattaataacaatttttgttttctcCTATGATAATTATTGACATAGCCGCAAAACATCTTGCAATACATTGGCGGAGTAAAAAATTCAGTTTATAATGCATGTCTctcattatattacattgatgatataaatatatatctatcatCTATGTATAAGTTagaactatataattatcatactaataatttagattatagCTTTTAGATATAATCTTATGATAGATAAATTAGACTTACAGATGCGATAAACatcagattattataaatacctggTGAATTCCCATACTATTTTTGTGTTTTGActtattgtacttaaaaattgtaattctattggtataagaaataataatcaaattaaatatatatttaaaattttttgtactTTTACACTTTTTGTAtgacttaaaaaatgttcaggAAAATAAttgaactgaaaaaaaaatgagtccAGAATTTTCATCTTAGATTCTATAGAgacatattttctattaaattataatatttttttaaatattaaatacatataataataaataaaacttgtaatgtgcataatatacaagtttaacaatttaaatatatctaatttttttctaattggcAGTTTTCATCTGACATTAATTGTCAGACAATAGCAAGTTTTACTTCATTATGTATTGACATTGATTACTGAATATCTtgaatttgattaataaatgtGTGATACAGTGGTATGAGTATGAACTTAAcagaatcatttaaataaatatatttcttacaacttaaaattgtaattttcttgtaatatatattgtattataacttataagtatttagaatattgatatttttatttgttttacagaTATATACTGATAGTGAAGGTAATCCCTGGAAGACAGATCCATTTAATGACCATTTTTCAGCTGCTCATGAAGCTACTAAAACTGTATACAATGTTGAACCAGATTATACAAGATGTGGTGGATCTATTCCTGTTACATTAACTTTAcaagtatgtatttaatttatacaaattataactaaGTTTTAGCGTGGAATTATCCTCCCCTATAATTGTTTCATTTGATTCCTTTCCATTCATAACCAGTGCttgaattggaaaaaaaattgaggacGGACGCTGGTTTTAGTTCAGAAAACACCATTCCATAGCAGATAAATTGTAAAGTAACCCATTGTGACTCGTCTCACACACCCCCTGCACATATAGTAAGGTACTATAAAGCTAGTATTTTTCCTCGCTTAATTAAATGAAGGGGGTTGCTGAGatctatgaaaaaattatagtgGATTCTGTCCACCTGcatccccccccccccaattcgAACACTGTTCATAACCATTTCAACTTCAATTGCATTAAGAATCAATTCAGTCATAGATTGAATATCTACAGTTGATATAGTAGCTATATGTTCCGTTGGTACAAACTTTTTATGACATTTGCGGTGACATGCTTTAGTATAGTCAGAACACTTATAAACTGCTTTAAAAACGTTTACTTTTTTACAGTAAATgcatctttttaaataaaaacgaaaaacataatttattaattgttgtcTATTTCATTGAGGTAATTTGTTCTTGTTATATTAAACTTGTGactaatgacaatataatacttactaAAACTAtcactttgtaaatatttatcggtgataatatttaataccgtGGACTATGGTCAATGGAAGTTAGCAAACCGATGTCTTATCAAACACAACCATATACGCCAAATGGCaataaaattgcaaaattaCAATTGATGGGctttttatgaaaaaagttcattttttattcaataatagaaGCTGGTAGAACTCGAGCTCGATGTTTGTTAACTTTTTACTTTAACTACTTACCTAAAAATTctgaaataatatgataatatactctTATACTTCAAAgataaaaaagtaaaagtaataaaatacatatttaaatatgattatagttGAGACAaacaaaatcttttattttattttatatgatatattttcaatGCAATTTAATTTACGTAATATGACACGGTATTTTTACTTAGTAACAGCGCAAAAGATagttttttatatctaaaaaattttgaaatatctataatatattctgaaAAATTTGTTAACAAATAATTCTTGtacttaagttatatttattttgcataactTGAACTTAGAGttgaaatttccttaaaaaataatatattacttacttaaatgtgtgtttattaataatagtattgattAAACATTGGTTATTCTAGGAAGTTACTGGTaagagtgtaatattattaccaatggGTGCTGGAGACGATAGTGCTCATTCACAGAATGAAAAAATTGATGTACGCAATTATATTAAAGGAGTAAGTACCAAATGTGATTTTAAAAACCCACTACTACTAtaaccatgtattttatttgctacctatttatattttaattatgtgcaTATTGTGTATACTTTAGTTAgacaagaaaaaaattactataaattattttttataaaatattaaataataatttattttttattttttttcagaccAAATTGATGGCAGCATATCTCTATGAAGTATCTAAAATAAAgcattaatttgatataaatgccgtatttttagcatttattaataaatctctaaaataatattctattttatattatatgaatatcattatataattaataataaaaaaaatattcaattgttcataatatttaaaattgtattttaaaataaaataatcccaTTTCTGGACAAAATTCAATCaccaataaactataattaaaaccTTACC
This genomic window contains:
- the LOC132919151 gene encoding cytosolic non-specific dipeptidase-like, giving the protein MEPVHPLADVFRYIDDNKKKFVETLSQAVAIKSISADPELRNEVNKMMQWALVKLKAFGAEVELCDIGQQTFKDKKVQLPPVLIGSLGNDKSKATICLYGHLDVQPADISDGWDSEPFVLTERNGKLYGRGSSDDKGPVLGWLNAIEAYQSTGTEIPVNLKFVFEGMEESGSVGLDELLIKKKDSFLKNVDYVCISDSYWLGTEKPCLTYGLRGMCSFFVEVEGSSKDLHSGMYGGTVYEAMSDLLYILNQLVDVKGNILIPGINEGVEPLSEKEKKLYEKMEFDVDAYINEIGASKSQKETKEELLMSNWRYPSLSVHGIEGAFSGPGFKTVIPRKVIGKFSIRLVPNQIPSRISEIVKDYVQSVWEKRQSPNKFKIYTDSEGNPWKTDPFNDHFSAAHEATKTVYNVEPDYTRCGGSIPVTLTLQEVTGKSVILLPMGAGDDSAHSQNEKIDVRNYIKGTKLMAAYLYEVSKIKH